Proteins encoded in a region of the Acomys russatus chromosome 14, mAcoRus1.1, whole genome shotgun sequence genome:
- the LOC127198013 gene encoding olfactory receptor 150-like has translation MLTGNHSTVTEFILAGLTNTAVLQLPLFFLFFGVYAVTVLGNLGMIILILLSSHLHTPMYFFLSSLSFIDLCHSTVITPKMLVNFVTVKNTISYPECMTQLYFFLVFVIAECHMLAAMAYDRYVAICNPLLYNAMMSYQVCSGMIFGVYSMGLIGATAHTVCMLRVHFCKADVINHYFCDLFPLLELSCSSTAINELVVLCFSAFNILFPTLSILSSYIFIIASILRIKSTEGRSKAFSTCSSHISAVAVFFGSAAFMYLQPSSVSSMDQGKVSSVFYTIVVPMLNPLIYSLRNKGVQVALKKLYEKSFS, from the coding sequence ATGTTAACGGGAAACCACTCCACAGTGACTGAATTCATCCTTGCTGGATTAACAAACACAGCAGTACTACAgctgcctctcttcttcctcttcttcggAGTCTATGCAGTAACGGTGCTGGGGAACCTGGGCATGATCATCCTGATCCTTCTCAGCTCCCACCTGCACACCCctatgtacttcttcctcagcagTCTGTCCTTCATTGACCTCTGCCATTCCACTGTCATTACTCCCAAAATGCTAGTGAACTTTGTGACAGTGAAGAACACCATCTCCTACCCTGAATGCATGACTCAGCTCTATTTCTTTCTGGTGTTTGTTATAGCAGAGTGTCACATGTTGGCTGCAATGGCATATGACCGTTATGTTGCCATCTGTAACCCCTTGCTATACAATGCTATGATGTCCTATCAAGTCTGTTCTGGGATGATATTTGGGGTGTATAGTATGGGTTTGATTGGGGCAACAGCTCACACAGTCTGCATGCTAAGAGTGCATTTCTGTAAAGCTGATGTAATAAATCATTACTTCTGTGATCTTTTCCCATTATTGGAGCTTTCTTGTTCCAGCACTGCTATCAATGAATTAGTAGTTCTATGCTTTagtgcttttaatattcttttcccAACACTGAGTATTCTGAGCTCTTACATCTTCATTATTGCCAGCATCCTCCGGATTAAATCCACTGAAGGCAGGTCCAAAGCCTTCAGCACCTGCAGCTCACACATATCAGCTGTAGCTGTCTTCTTCGGGTCAGCTGCATTCATGTACCTGCAGCCATCATCAGTCAGCTCCATGGACCAAGGGAAAGTGTCCTCTGTGTTTTATACCATTGTCGTGCCCATGCTGAACCCACTGATCTACAGCCTGAGGAATAAGGGTGTCCAAGTTGCTCTAAAGAAGTTGTATGAAAAAAGTTTCtcatga